One Acanthochromis polyacanthus isolate Apoly-LR-REF ecotype Palm Island chromosome 6, KAUST_Apoly_ChrSc, whole genome shotgun sequence DNA segment encodes these proteins:
- the avpr2ab gene encoding vasopressin V2 receptor produces MQLRCATADQVVLDPTDASRDAEDEVSNMSVSMVTDTYLSTHWSVAPEAPGGSNATNWKRDALLAVAEVVVLGIILVMALLGNGLVLVVLLRRRRHHNPLQQFMLNLCLADLVVALFQVLPQLVWDVQGRFPGPDFLCRLVKYLQVLGMFASSYMIVAMTLDRHYAICCPLQAHRSRATQRCNSFVVSAWGLSLLLSLPQVFIFSRSEVAPGIYECWGNFAESWGLKAYVTWMTVSVFILPVLIITVCQVRIFREIHNNLYLKSERRLSPSSLTASRRDSQRRGGARGKSGLPLHVSPLVFNNPRNQTSCDSSCLPMGPIRSSSITSFTSTICPTDPPVPFTICPSDPPKAPPARGGEVSAAISKTVRMTLVIVLVYSLCWAPFFSVQLWAAWGPDPPQNGAAFTLLMLLASLNSCTNPWIYSAFSSSVSPELRLLLLCRMSSQRRGSLPNDSTTTHTSSY; encoded by the exons GTAACATGTcggtctccatggtaacagacACCTACCTGTCCACCCATTGGTCGGTCGCCCCCGAGGCCCCGGGGGGCTCCAACGCCACCAACTGGAAGCGGGACGCCCTGCTGGCGGTGGCCGAGGTGGTGGTGCTGGGGATCATCTTGGTGATGGCGTTGCTTGGCAACGGGCTGGTGCTGGTGGTGCTGCTAAGGCGCCGGCGACATCACAACCCGCTGCAGCAGTTCATGCTCAACCTCTGTCTGGCCGACCTGGTGGTGGCGCTGTTCCAG GTGCTGCCCCAGCTGGTGTGGGACGTTCAGGGTCGGTTTCCCGGCCCAGACTTCCTGTGTCGCCTGGTGAAATACCTCCAGGTGCTCGGCATGTTCGCCTCCTCCTACATGATCGTTGCCATGACGCTGGACCGCCACTACGCCATATGCTGCCCCCTGCAGGCGCATCGCAGCAGAGCCACGCAGCGCTGCAACTCCTTCGTGGTGTCGGCCTGGGGGCTGTCGCTGCTGCTCAGCCTGCCGCAG GTTTTCATCTTCTCCCGCTCTGAAGTGGCTCCAGGAATCTACGAATGTTGGGGGAACTTTGCCGAGTCTTGGGGCCTGAAGGCCTACGTGACCTGGATGACCGTGTCGGTCTTCATCCTGCCTGTCCTCATCATCACCGTCTGCCAG GTTCGCATCTTCAGGGAGATCCACAACAACCTGTACCTGAAGTCGGAGCGCCGCCTGTCGCCCTCGTCTTTAACGGCGTCCAGACGAGACAGCCAGCGAAGGGGAGGAGCCAGGGGGAAGTCCGGCCTCCCCCTCCACGTCTCACCCCTCGTCTTCAACAACCCCAGAAATCAAACCTCCTGTGATTCCAGCTGCCTGCCGATGGGTCCGATcaggtccagcagcatcacGTCCTTCACATC CACTATCTGCCCCACCGACCCTCCGGTTCCCTTCACTATCTGCCCCTCTGACCCTCCCAAAGCTCCTCCTGCCCGGGGCGGGGAGGTGTCGGCCGCCATATCCAAGACGGTGAGGATGACGCTGGTCATCGTTCTCGTCTACTCGCTCTGCTGGGCGCCGTTCTTCAGCGTCCAGCTGTGGGCCGCCTGGGGTCCCGACCCGCCTCAGAACG gtGCAGCGTTCACCTTGCTCATGCTGCTGGCCAGTCTGAACTCCTGCACCAACCCCTGGATCTACTCTGCCTTCTCCAGCAGCGTCTCCCCGGAGCttcggctgctgctgctctgccgGATGAGCTCCCAGCGCCGGGGCTCTTTACCGAATGActccaccaccacacacacctcCAGCTACTGA